In a genomic window of Streptomyces showdoensis:
- a CDS encoding DIP1984 family protein has protein sequence MKLAEALAERAEATRRVEQLRTRVVGNARYQEGETPSEDAAQLLAETGEVLDTLEALIRRINRTNATVEMGPDGTLTDALARRDVLRLRHSVVTAAADAAAGTGDRGHGRQLRSELLMLSALPVPELRARADALAKEIREVDVRIQRKNWEVDLLE, from the coding sequence GTGAAGCTTGCCGAGGCGCTGGCAGAACGTGCGGAGGCGACGCGACGCGTGGAGCAGTTGCGCACACGTGTCGTCGGCAACGCGCGGTACCAGGAGGGGGAGACGCCCTCCGAGGACGCGGCACAGCTGCTGGCCGAGACCGGTGAGGTGCTCGACACCCTCGAAGCCCTGATCCGGCGGATCAACCGGACCAACGCCACGGTGGAGATGGGCCCGGACGGTACGCTCACCGACGCGCTCGCGCGGCGGGACGTCCTGCGGCTGCGCCATTCGGTGGTCACCGCGGCGGCGGACGCGGCAGCGGGCACGGGAGACCGCGGCCACGGCCGTCAGCTCCGGTCCGAGCTGCTGATGCTCTCCGCGCTACCGGTCCCGGAACTCCGAGCGCGGGCGGACGCCCTGGCCAAGGAGATCCGCGAGGTCGACGTACGGATCCAGCGGAAGAACTGGGAAGTCGACCTGCTGGAGTGA
- a CDS encoding NUDIX domain-containing protein — translation MTESYESVRLTADVVTVTEDGRVLLVERGRDPFKGLWALPGGHVDAGESSQEAAARELGEETGVLVDPAALFQVGAWDEPGRDPRGRYVTVVYLAVVPADTEVVAGDDAAKAVWWPYDSLPPLAFDHGAILDAVRDSMPS, via the coding sequence ATGACCGAGAGCTACGAGAGCGTCCGCCTGACGGCCGACGTGGTGACCGTCACCGAGGACGGCCGTGTCCTGCTCGTCGAGCGGGGCCGGGATCCCTTCAAGGGGCTCTGGGCGCTGCCCGGTGGTCACGTGGACGCCGGAGAGAGCAGCCAGGAGGCGGCGGCCCGGGAGCTCGGGGAGGAGACGGGCGTCCTGGTGGACCCTGCCGCCCTGTTCCAGGTCGGCGCGTGGGACGAGCCCGGTCGCGACCCGCGCGGCCGGTACGTCACCGTGGTCTACCTGGCCGTCGTCCCGGCCGACACCGAGGTCGTAGCGGGCGACGACGCGGCCAAGGCCGTCTGGTGGCCGTACGACAGCCTGCCGCCGCTGGCCTTCGACCACGGTGCGATCCTCGACGCGGTCCGGGACTCGATGCCTTCCTGA